The nucleotide window CGTTCAGGCCATCCTCGGCGCCGTCGCGATCGGACGCGGACGAACGAGGGACTCGGTGATCGACCCCATCATCGAAGCGAGGAGTCTACGAACGGTGGGGTAGGACCTGTTCCGGAGAGCGAACGGACCGGGAGCGGCTAATCCGATCGCTCGACCGGCCGCGCTCACCGTTCGACACCCACCGCCCGCACGGGCGACCCGCCGCCGTCGAGTCGGAGCGGCAGCGCCCGCAATTCGAAGGTCGTGCCGACGGCCCCGAGATTCCGCAGATTCTCGACGATCGGTTCGCCCGCCCCCAGAATCGCGCGATGGGCCGGCCAGTTGGCGTCGCCGTCCGCGGTCGTCTCGCTCGACGCGTCCGCCACACTCGCAGTGTCCGCGGGTGCACCGTCCACGGGGGGCGTCGGGTCCGGACCCGCGGTGTCGAGTGCGACCGCGAGTCCCGCATCGGCGATCCGCTCGGCCGCGGCGGGCACGAGGTGGGGATGGTCGCGATAGGCGGGCGTCCCCCAGTGGGTGTCCCACCCGGTCCAGACGGCGAGGCAGTCGACTGCGTCGTCGAGAGCGTCGAGATCGGGCAACCGATCGGCAGTGATGGCCGCGCGCGGGCCCAGATCACGACAGTCGACCCGCCGACAGACCCGGACGAACGCGCTCACGTCGAACTCGTCCAGCGTCCGCCCGTCGGGGAGGATGTGCGCTGGTGCGTCGATGTGCGTGCCCGCGTGCGTGCCACAGGACAGTCGGGCGAGGCGATACCCGTCGGTGGCGTGCGTGGCGACCGCGTCGGTCGACACCGGCGGATCGCCCGGATACGTCGGCATGCCGTCGACGACGGGATGTGAGAGGTCGTGCACGATCGATCGTCGGCCCGACGCGACGAAAAGCCGGCGAGCCACCGTCGTCGCGACATCGAACCGGAACGGATGGCCGCCGGACTGGCCCAGACACCCCGACCGGAGTGAAAGTGTGATCCGGTCGCGTACGACGCGAGTACGGTGGTATCGGGGCCTGCGCACCTGAAACAGAGGGGTTCGCGGCGACCGGGTGATCGCAGCGATCGCGACGCCAGTCGACACCGTGTGCTCCCATCGCACCACGAGTCACCGCCGTGGGGTGTGTCGGCGCGCCGTCCGTGATATTGGTGGACGTCACCACACCACAGAAGGGCCCAAACCATCAAGTCGCCCACGGGTATAGACCCGCCTGCTATGGTAGACTACGACTTCGAGAACGACGTCGTCGCGATCACCGGTGCAGCGTCGGGTATCGGTGCCGAGACCGCCCGAGAGTTCGGAGCGGCGGGAGCCAGCGTGGTCGTCGCGGACGTC belongs to Halococcoides cellulosivorans and includes:
- a CDS encoding cyclase family protein gives rise to the protein MHDLSHPVVDGMPTYPGDPPVSTDAVATHATDGYRLARLSCGTHAGTHIDAPAHILPDGRTLDEFDVSAFVRVCRRVDCRDLGPRAAITADRLPDLDALDDAVDCLAVWTGWDTHWGTPAYRDHPHLVPAAAERIADAGLAVALDTAGPDPTPPVDGAPADTASVADASSETTADGDANWPAHRAILGAGEPIVENLRNLGAVGTTFELRALPLRLDGGGSPVRAVGVER